The candidate division WOR-3 bacterium genome has a window encoding:
- a CDS encoding helix-turn-helix domain-containing protein encodes MRIELTTKLKAIEEYQREKNLKNVATRYKIHYATLSRWIKKFNENKILYHRPWNRMPPEVEKTVMLLKENNPQITLNQAQRNLQKKGIRISIKGIYDIWNRYGFVKRLVDDPFSFFVRETPETKNCLEYVRHLLNSESSQENLKKAARIVNALPGYPAHYDYILEQIPENLLSLRRRFDKLYNQFLKIPTPEFYKKIHRLRRQFERKKLYYSAIIAGLSEILALHWMRTPEKEIALNDHLKGLKGRLRDPILNFQLTFLEATARIELMELERAKRLVEKALRLLRRLPYAAFYESYGDLMTFMSDYNSALRYQFKALEMTKDEETKNRLYFKIGLSLTIDGRHREAIKYLNMAKIEFKNKYFASYALTQALAYLGLGRIEKALYYLQKTLEKSEREQFRNTIFTTICCYGAINCLIGEKEGAKNLLSNYLRLIKKYKLKREAKIMEHLINPENLHLPAAKLPTIYLVYLLKWAKASKKTSDYRKLQNYAKKYGIRGFLHRLFLYIPEPVHEMLKKGKNPEIPRCFLQMPLFNPETPVYYIKILGEPVVYKNQEYLRIKLTTKESAFLIYLGLNASEPEKSVSVTEIYNNFWHKSKTPEDRFSHMLVDIKKKLMMPGHLLMIQSYYNSKMLVNKGFYIATDYSDFCSTLTRAKALQRAGEWSFARKEYLRAFKLFRGEPFKKNFDNWSVDMRFRILSQFETEAINFAKSCLEHSNKTDARKILQKVLKIIPDAEEAKNLLDILSTGHKKS; translated from the coding sequence ATGAGGATAGAACTTACAACAAAACTGAAGGCAATTGAAGAATATCAGAGAGAAAAAAATCTTAAAAATGTGGCAACAAGATATAAAATTCATTATGCGACATTGAGCCGATGGATAAAAAAATTTAATGAAAACAAAATTCTATATCATCGTCCCTGGAATCGCATGCCCCCGGAAGTGGAAAAAACAGTTATGCTGTTAAAAGAAAATAATCCGCAAATAACGCTAAACCAAGCACAGCGAAACTTACAGAAAAAAGGAATTCGCATCTCCATAAAGGGCATATATGATATCTGGAACAGATATGGGTTTGTCAAAAGACTCGTTGATGACCCATTCTCATTTTTTGTTCGAGAAACTCCTGAGACAAAAAATTGTCTTGAATATGTGCGACATCTTTTGAATAGCGAGTCCTCCCAAGAAAATTTAAAAAAAGCTGCGAGGATTGTAAACGCCCTCCCTGGCTACCCTGCCCACTACGATTACATCCTTGAACAGATTCCCGAGAATTTGCTTTCCTTAAGAAGAAGGTTTGACAAATTGTACAATCAATTCCTAAAAATTCCTACACCGGAGTTTTATAAAAAGATTCACCGATTGCGTCGGCAATTTGAAAGGAAAAAATTGTATTATTCGGCAATCATTGCCGGGCTCTCCGAAATTCTTGCCCTGCACTGGATGCGCACTCCAGAAAAGGAGATTGCACTCAATGACCATTTGAAAGGATTGAAAGGTAGACTGCGTGATCCAATCTTAAACTTTCAGTTGACCTTCCTTGAAGCGACTGCCAGGATAGAACTTATGGAGTTAGAGAGAGCAAAGAGATTGGTAGAAAAAGCCTTACGGCTCTTAAGACGCCTTCCTTACGCCGCTTTTTATGAATCCTACGGTGATTTGATGACATTCATGAGCGATTATAATTCCGCCTTGAGATATCAATTTAAGGCACTGGAAATGACAAAAGATGAAGAAACAAAAAATCGCCTTTATTTTAAAATTGGCTTGTCCCTCACCATTGATGGTCGACATCGCGAGGCAATAAAATATCTCAATATGGCAAAGATAGAGTTTAAAAATAAATATTTTGCTTCGTATGCTCTTACCCAGGCACTTGCCTATCTTGGCCTGGGAAGGATTGAAAAGGCCCTTTATTATCTACAAAAAACTCTTGAAAAATCTGAGCGCGAGCAGTTTCGTAATACAATATTTACAACAATTTGCTGTTACGGAGCAATTAATTGTCTGATCGGCGAAAAAGAAGGAGCAAAAAACTTGTTAAGCAACTATCTAAGGCTTATAAAAAAATACAAATTAAAAAGAGAAGCGAAAATAATGGAGCATCTGATAAATCCCGAAAATTTGCATTTACCGGCGGCTAAATTACCTACTATCTATTTGGTATATTTACTCAAATGGGCGAAAGCAAGTAAAAAAACCAGTGATTACCGAAAATTACAAAATTATGCAAAAAAATATGGCATCCGTGGATTTCTCCATCGCCTTTTTTTGTATATTCCAGAACCAGTTCATGAAATGTTGAAAAAAGGTAAAAACCCCGAAATCCCCCGTTGTTTCTTGCAAATGCCTTTATTTAACCCAGAAACCCCGGTTTATTATATAAAAATTTTAGGAGAACCAGTTGTTTATAAAAACCAAGAATACTTACGAATTAAATTAACTACTAAAGAATCAGCATTTTTAATTTATCTCGGTCTTAATGCATCTGAACCTGAAAAGAGTGTTTCTGTTACTGAAATTTATAATAACTTCTGGCATAAAAGCAAAACGCCAGAAGATAGATTTTCTCACATGCTTGTTGATATTAAGAAGAAGTTAATGATGCCAGGACATTTGTTGATGATACAATCATACTACAATTCAAAAATGCTGGTAAACAAAGGATTTTATATTGCCACTGATTACAGTGACTTTTGTTCAACCCTTACCCGGGCAAAGGCACTACAGCGGGCAGGGGAATGGAGTTTCGCAAGAAAAGAATATCTAAGGGCATTTAAGTTGTTTCGGGGTGAGCCGTTTAAGAAGAATTTTGATAACTGGTCCGTGGATATGAGATTTAGAATTTTGAGTCAGTTTGAGACCGAGGCAATAAATTTTGCTAAGAGCTGCCTTGAACACAGCAATAAAACTGACGCACGAAAAATTTTGCAAAAGGTCTTAAAGATTATCCCGGATGCAGAAGAAGCGAAAAATCTGCTGGATATTTTATCTACCGGTCATAAAAAATCATAG
- a CDS encoding S8 family serine peptidase, which translates to MFLVLSLIAVLVPPSVRGKMTTELNEQIFKASPDGMVECIVIMKESYPYEAMEAYPIKERIRTYREIAELSQTPLIQWLSGRTDAKVHQRFWVINGFHLEAKPEVIIEIAKRPDVGWISHNGEVHIVDGDYMPAIASRATPWGIRKIKADSCWAAGFTGQGIILGETDTGVEYTHPALQGKWSGYWKVASGLPPSSTPYDDHGHGTHCMGTIMGGDGPGPFSEDIGVAFNAKFVAAKVLNSSGSGSYAQCAEGLQFMADLKDSVNIKAVSNSWGGSNPADTFFYPITRTYISIGIVPVFANGNSGPNPGTVGCPGSYSNVIGVGATDSTDAIASFSSRGPAPNQPPFNDPSTWLRNDWNLTKPQISAPGVYIRSCIPGGGYEYWQGTSMATPHVTGSIGLICQKNPTLSPYVIYDILLDNVDTPSQGAPYPNNNYGWGRLNVWKAVQATPTVNQPYISILSTQITDPPPGGNNNGLIEPGETARMVVSVKNLGGVTANNTTGTLRSYDNFVTINNGFYNFGTIPPQGTASNSSNPYTFTAHNLTPQGHIAKIGLIIHSDGPHDSLDFDDTVFYSIQIGTPPPPYAIYEDDFEYGSGLDSFLYYWDKTGNWNWATNNYHSPTHSAYSGTVNDNIMMLTLRNSVNLTPFTNPVLKFWHKYRFEQGIFLDSAVVHISTNGGTSWTRLWRYNWMDGDTIPWREVEISLSSYISNNVKIRYAVDARTFFNDYADWWIDDFRILVPTDNEPPYFTNTTRWTDTSFTGPFPVRSTITDVSGVDSAYLYYRINSGAWQRLVMTHQGSNVYQATIPSQPLYTTVHYYLWARDKWINPNSGCDPVGAPQDGYYSFQIRPVGTVEQKPKGSLKFAFSVSNPVRGNLHIRYSVPEPVRVEFLVYDVMGRKVRTLIDEDVKPGEYELIWDSKDDTGRQLGAGVYFVKLAAGGFNKVEKVVVLR; encoded by the coding sequence ATGTTTTTAGTCTTAAGTCTTATTGCAGTTCTGGTGCCGCCTTCGGTTCGGGGAAAAATGACGACCGAGCTCAATGAGCAAATCTTTAAGGCATCGCCGGATGGAATGGTTGAATGTATTGTGATAATGAAGGAGTCATATCCTTATGAAGCGATGGAGGCATATCCGATCAAAGAGCGGATAAGAACCTATCGTGAGATTGCTGAGCTCAGTCAGACTCCATTGATTCAGTGGTTATCAGGCAGGACCGATGCCAAGGTTCATCAGCGTTTCTGGGTGATAAATGGTTTCCATCTTGAAGCGAAACCAGAGGTTATTATTGAGATTGCCAAGCGTCCAGATGTGGGCTGGATTTCGCATAATGGAGAAGTTCACATTGTTGATGGAGATTATATGCCAGCGATCGCCTCAAGAGCAACCCCGTGGGGTATCAGAAAGATCAAAGCGGATTCCTGCTGGGCTGCTGGTTTTACCGGACAGGGTATAATTCTTGGTGAGACCGATACTGGTGTTGAATATACCCATCCGGCATTACAGGGTAAGTGGTCAGGATATTGGAAGGTTGCTTCAGGTTTGCCACCTTCTTCAACACCTTATGATGACCATGGTCACGGCACCCATTGTATGGGTACGATTATGGGTGGTGATGGACCGGGTCCATTTTCAGAGGATATTGGTGTGGCATTCAATGCCAAATTTGTGGCAGCAAAGGTTTTGAATTCAAGTGGTTCTGGTTCGTATGCCCAGTGTGCTGAAGGTTTGCAGTTTATGGCGGATTTAAAGGATTCAGTTAATATAAAAGCAGTCTCCAATTCCTGGGGCGGGTCAAATCCTGCCGATACTTTCTTCTATCCAATAACCAGGACCTATATTTCTATCGGGATTGTTCCAGTCTTTGCAAATGGGAATTCCGGTCCTAATCCTGGAACAGTGGGTTGCCCGGGGAGCTATTCCAATGTCATTGGTGTCGGCGCAACTGATAGCACCGACGCAATCGCCAGTTTTTCAAGCCGTGGACCTGCCCCTAACCAGCCGCCATTCAATGACCCATCAACCTGGTTAAGAAATGACTGGAATTTAACAAAACCGCAAATCTCTGCGCCTGGTGTTTACATTCGTTCCTGTATACCAGGTGGCGGATATGAATACTGGCAGGGAACCTCAATGGCAACACCACATGTAACCGGGTCTATTGGTCTGATCTGTCAGAAAAATCCTACACTCTCTCCTTATGTGATTTATGACATACTCCTTGATAATGTTGATACACCTTCTCAGGGTGCACCTTATCCTAATAACAATTATGGCTGGGGAAGGCTCAATGTCTGGAAGGCAGTCCAGGCAACACCCACGGTAAATCAACCTTATATTTCAATATTAAGCACCCAGATCACCGACCCGCCACCAGGGGGAAATAATAATGGTCTTATTGAACCAGGTGAGACCGCGAGGATGGTTGTAAGTGTAAAAAATCTTGGCGGAGTGACAGCGAATAATACAACTGGAACTTTAAGGTCTTATGATAACTTTGTCACAATCAATAACGGATTCTATAACTTTGGCACAATTCCACCCCAAGGGACTGCATCAAATTCAAGTAATCCTTATACATTTACTGCGCACAACCTGACTCCTCAGGGTCATATCGCAAAGATCGGTTTGATCATCCATTCTGATGGACCACATGATTCCCTTGATTTTGATGATACAGTCTTTTATTCAATCCAGATTGGCACGCCGCCGCCTCCTTATGCGATATATGAAGATGATTTTGAATATGGTTCAGGATTGGATAGTTTTTTATATTACTGGGATAAGACTGGAAACTGGAATTGGGCAACGAATAATTACCACTCACCAACTCATTCTGCATATAGTGGCACGGTGAATGATAACATAATGATGCTCACTTTGAGAAATAGTGTCAACCTCACTCCGTTCACAAATCCAGTGCTGAAGTTCTGGCATAAATATCGGTTTGAACAGGGCATATTCTTGGATAGTGCGGTAGTCCATATCTCAACGAACGGTGGAACATCCTGGACGAGATTGTGGCGGTATAACTGGATGGATGGTGATACAATCCCCTGGCGTGAAGTGGAGATATCATTATCATCTTATATTAGCAACAATGTGAAGATTCGTTATGCAGTTGACGCCCGCACATTCTTTAATGATTATGCTGACTGGTGGATTGATGATTTTAGAATTCTTGTCCCGACTGATAACGAACCACCATATTTTACCAATACGACAAGATGGACTGATACTTCATTCACCGGACCGTTCCCGGTGCGCTCAACGATTACCGATGTCAGTGGTGTGGATTCTGCATATCTTTATTATCGGATAAATTCGGGTGCCTGGCAGAGACTTGTAATGACCCATCAGGGGAGTAATGTCTATCAGGCAACGATTCCGTCGCAGCCATTATATACAACTGTCCATTATTATCTCTGGGCTCGTGATAAGTGGATAAATCCAAATTCGGGCTGTGATCCAGTTGGTGCACCCCAGGATGGTTATTATTCATTCCAGATTCGTCCGGTTGGAACAGTGGAACAGAAGCCAAAAGGTTCACTGAAATTTGCCTTTTCGGTTTCAAATCCGGTCCGGGGGAATCTGCATATAAGATATTCGGTTCCTGAGCCGGTGCGGGTGGAATTTCTGGTTTATGATGTTATGGGTAGAAAGGTGCGGACATTGATTGATGAAGATGTAAAACCCGGTGAGTATGAGCTCATCTGGGATAGTAAGGATGATACCGGTCGTCAACTTGGTGCGGGCGTGTATTTTGTAAAGTTAGCTGCGGGTGGTTTTAATAAAGTAGAGAAGGTAGTAGTTCTGAGATAA